A stretch of the Sneathiella limimaris genome encodes the following:
- the metH gene encoding methionine synthase, with protein MKKSATYPQIEAALKDRILVLDGAMGTMIQSFNLTEQDYRGEDFKDSAIDLKGNSDLLSLTRPDVIENIHDQFLAAGSDILETNTFSGTSIAQADYKLESEVYRLNKASAELARKVADKWTAKTPEKPRFVAGVLGPTNRTASISPDVNDPGFRNITFDQLVEAYHENLRGVIDGGADIILIETVFDTLNCKAAIYAVLKYFDETGVRYPVMVSGTITDASGRTLSGQTAEAFWVSISHVQPISIGFNCALGAEDLRPHVQAVAAIADTGVSVHPNAGLPNELGEYDDTPEYMAKILGDFAASGLLNIVGGCCGTRPQHIKAIAEAVADKKPRKVLPKDTLCRLSGLEPLYLDETVGFVNVGERTNVAGSARFKKLIMNSEFDTALEVARSQVENGAQIIDVNMDDAMLDAVTAMPTFLKLVASEPDICRVPTMIDSSKWSVIEEGLKTTQGKCVVNSISLKEGEEEFVKYAKEIRRYGAAVIVMAFDEDGQADNKDRMIEICTKSYKILTEKVGFPPQDIIFDPNIFPIATGIDEHRNFSKDFIEATRYIKEHLPYAKVSGGVSNMSFSLRGNNAMREAMHAVFLYHAVNAGMDMGIVNAGQLAVYSDVPDNIRERIEDAVLNKREDATERLLEIAEEAVGQQTGKVQDDSWREGPVGERITHSLVKGISEFIEQDTEEARQQFDRPIQVIEGPLMDGMNVVGDLFGSGKMFLPQVVKSARVMKQAVAYLLPYIEAEKEEGAESDSKGKILLATVKGDVHDIGKNIVGVVLQCNNYEVIDLGVMVPYSKILETAKAENVDIIGLSGLITPSLEEMATVASEMQRGEFTTPLLIGGATTSKVHTALKIAPNYKGSTVYVTDASRAVGVASNLISKEHRDKFIEDIQSEYETVRENYYKKARPDAQASLEQARENAANIDWTGYEAKKPSFLGVRQFDDIDPAEILKYFDWSPFFRTWELAGHFPKILEDEVVGETATELYNDAQAMLQKIISEKWLTIKAVVGFFPAASEGDDVVLYTDESRSEELHRYHFLRQQMSRSNSRANFSLADFVAPKETKIPDYLGSFVVTGGLGIEGKLEEFEKTHDDYSSILLKALADRFAEATAEYMHERVRKELWGYAAEEELDNSQLIKEEYRGIRPAPGYPACPDHSEKVGLFDLLDAENRIGAQLTESFAMLPASSVSGYYFAHPEARYFGVGKISKDQVEDYAKRKNVTVEQAERWLASNLGYDRS; from the coding sequence ATGAAAAAATCTGCCACATATCCCCAAATTGAGGCCGCCCTGAAAGATCGAATCCTGGTTCTTGATGGTGCCATGGGAACGATGATTCAATCCTTCAATCTGACGGAACAGGATTATCGTGGGGAAGACTTCAAAGACAGTGCGATCGACCTGAAAGGCAATAGTGACCTATTAAGTCTGACACGGCCGGATGTCATTGAAAATATTCATGATCAGTTTCTGGCTGCAGGGTCGGATATTCTTGAGACGAATACGTTTAGTGGCACGTCTATCGCGCAGGCAGATTACAAGCTGGAGAGCGAAGTCTATCGGTTGAATAAGGCGAGTGCAGAACTTGCCAGAAAAGTGGCAGATAAATGGACGGCGAAGACACCAGAAAAACCGAGGTTTGTTGCCGGCGTTCTTGGCCCAACCAACCGGACGGCCTCCATTTCACCAGACGTGAATGATCCTGGTTTTCGGAATATTACGTTTGATCAGTTGGTCGAGGCCTATCACGAGAACCTTCGGGGCGTGATCGATGGCGGTGCGGATATTATTCTCATCGAGACGGTTTTTGATACGCTTAACTGTAAAGCGGCCATCTATGCGGTGTTGAAATATTTTGATGAAACCGGCGTTCGCTATCCAGTGATGGTTTCAGGAACAATTACCGATGCATCTGGCCGGACCCTCTCTGGTCAAACGGCTGAAGCTTTCTGGGTCTCCATATCCCATGTGCAACCTATTTCAATCGGGTTTAACTGCGCTTTGGGTGCGGAAGATTTACGCCCCCACGTGCAGGCAGTTGCTGCAATTGCTGATACGGGTGTCAGTGTTCATCCAAATGCAGGCCTTCCAAATGAGCTGGGTGAGTATGATGATACGCCAGAATATATGGCAAAAATTCTCGGTGATTTCGCAGCCAGTGGTCTTTTAAACATTGTTGGCGGGTGCTGCGGAACCCGGCCACAGCATATTAAGGCCATTGCTGAGGCTGTTGCGGACAAGAAACCCCGTAAAGTTTTACCTAAAGATACGCTTTGCCGGTTAAGCGGGCTAGAGCCGCTATATCTGGATGAGACCGTCGGTTTCGTGAATGTGGGGGAGCGTACGAACGTTGCGGGATCTGCACGGTTCAAAAAGCTGATCATGAACAGTGAGTTTGACACTGCCCTTGAAGTCGCAAGGAGCCAGGTTGAAAACGGTGCGCAGATCATCGATGTGAACATGGACGATGCCATGTTGGATGCGGTAACGGCGATGCCCACTTTCTTGAAATTGGTAGCGTCTGAGCCGGATATATGTCGGGTTCCGACCATGATTGATAGCTCTAAATGGTCGGTCATTGAAGAGGGGCTGAAAACCACTCAAGGCAAGTGTGTTGTGAACTCAATCTCCCTGAAAGAAGGGGAAGAAGAGTTTGTTAAATATGCAAAAGAAATTCGGCGTTACGGGGCAGCCGTGATTGTCATGGCTTTTGACGAGGATGGTCAGGCCGATAATAAAGATCGTATGATCGAAATTTGCACAAAATCTTACAAGATTTTGACTGAAAAGGTTGGGTTCCCTCCGCAGGATATCATCTTTGATCCGAACATATTCCCGATTGCGACGGGTATTGACGAGCATCGGAACTTTTCCAAGGATTTTATTGAAGCGACCCGTTACATCAAAGAACACCTGCCTTATGCGAAAGTTAGCGGCGGTGTTAGCAACATGTCTTTCTCTTTGCGCGGTAACAATGCCATGCGCGAAGCGATGCATGCCGTATTCCTGTATCATGCGGTAAATGCCGGAATGGATATGGGGATCGTGAATGCTGGTCAATTGGCCGTCTATTCAGATGTTCCGGACAATATTCGTGAGCGGATTGAGGATGCGGTTCTCAATAAACGGGAAGATGCGACAGAGCGCCTGCTGGAAATCGCTGAAGAAGCCGTTGGACAACAAACTGGCAAAGTTCAAGATGATAGCTGGCGAGAAGGCCCTGTCGGAGAAAGGATTACCCACTCGCTTGTAAAAGGAATTTCAGAATTTATCGAGCAGGATACTGAGGAAGCGCGTCAGCAGTTTGATCGCCCAATTCAGGTGATTGAAGGTCCTTTGATGGATGGCATGAACGTTGTGGGAGACCTTTTTGGTTCAGGTAAGATGTTCCTGCCACAAGTGGTGAAAAGTGCCCGCGTCATGAAGCAGGCTGTGGCCTATCTTCTTCCGTATATTGAGGCTGAAAAGGAAGAAGGAGCCGAAAGCGATAGCAAAGGTAAAATCCTTCTTGCGACCGTGAAAGGCGATGTCCACGATATCGGCAAAAACATCGTGGGTGTTGTCTTGCAGTGTAACAACTACGAGGTTATCGACCTTGGTGTTATGGTTCCCTACAGCAAGATCCTGGAGACCGCAAAAGCTGAGAATGTAGATATCATTGGGCTTAGTGGGTTGATTACACCGTCACTGGAAGAAATGGCAACGGTTGCTTCTGAAATGCAGCGCGGCGAGTTTACTACGCCCTTGCTGATTGGCGGCGCAACAACTTCCAAGGTGCATACAGCCTTGAAAATTGCACCGAACTATAAGGGTTCAACAGTTTATGTGACTGATGCCTCTCGTGCTGTTGGTGTGGCGTCCAACCTCATTAGCAAAGAACATCGGGACAAGTTTATCGAAGACATTCAGTCTGAATATGAAACTGTTCGGGAAAATTACTACAAGAAGGCGCGTCCAGATGCACAAGCGAGCCTCGAGCAGGCGCGTGAGAATGCAGCAAATATTGATTGGACAGGTTATGAAGCTAAGAAACCAAGCTTCCTAGGCGTGCGTCAGTTCGATGACATAGATCCCGCTGAAATTTTGAAATATTTCGATTGGTCACCTTTCTTCCGGACCTGGGAACTGGCGGGGCATTTTCCAAAAATCCTTGAAGATGAGGTCGTCGGTGAAACAGCAACCGAGCTCTATAATGATGCCCAGGCGATGTTGCAGAAGATCATTTCAGAGAAATGGCTGACCATTAAAGCTGTCGTCGGCTTTTTCCCAGCTGCGAGCGAAGGGGATGACGTGGTTCTGTATACGGACGAAAGTCGGTCTGAAGAGCTGCATAGATATCACTTCCTGCGCCAACAAATGAGCCGCTCCAACTCTCGGGCAAACTTTAGCTTGGCAGATTTTGTTGCACCTAAGGAAACCAAGATCCCTGATTATCTCGGGAGCTTTGTTGTGACCGGTGGACTTGGAATTGAAGGAAAGCTTGAGGAGTTTGAGAAAACTCATGATGATTACAGCAGCATTCTCTTAAAAGCGCTAGCGGATCGCTTTGCAGAAGCTACTGCCGAATATATGCATGAGCGGGTTCGTAAAGAGCTCTGGGGATATGCGGCTGAAGAAGAGCTTGATAACAGCCAACTGATCAAAGAGGAATACCGCGGCATTCGCCCTGCACCGGGTTATCCAGCCTGTCCCGATCATTCCGAAAAAGTTGGTTTGTTTGATCTTCTGGATGCAGAAAATCGGATTGGTGCTCAATTAACTGAAAGCTTTGCGATGCTTCCGGCTTCTTCAGTATCCGGGTACTATTTTGCACATCCTGAAGCCCGGTATTTTGGTGTGGGAAAAATCTCCAAGGATCAGGTCGAAGACTATGCAAAGCGAAAGAATGTGACTGTCGAGCAGGCAGAGCGCTGGCTAGCTTCAAACCTTGGGTATGATCGTAGCTGA
- the metF gene encoding methylenetetrahydrofolate reductase [NAD(P)H] gives MSPTTESLNERVAHGSLEIGSPSKLRVSFEFFPPKTEKMETALWQTVKRLEPLDPTFVSVTYGAGGTTRERTHDAVSRIRQETSLEPAAHLTCVGASVAEIEEIANSYWVSGVKHIVALRGDPPDGESAFTPRADGFAGSVELIEHLKKMHDFEISVGCYPEIHPEAASSLADLDYLKRKVDAGATRALTQFFFDPETYLRFLERARAHGIDIPIIPGILPVTSYSNIKKFSAQCGMQVPAWLTHLFEGLEDDAPTRKLVASMVASEQCRILQRAGVTDFHFYTLNRADLVYAVCHSMGVRPKLGNGQ, from the coding sequence ATGTCCCCCACGACCGAGTCGCTGAACGAACGGGTCGCCCACGGTTCACTTGAAATCGGGAGTCCGTCTAAGTTGCGAGTGTCTTTCGAATTCTTTCCGCCCAAAACGGAAAAAATGGAAACTGCTCTTTGGCAGACAGTAAAACGTTTGGAGCCACTGGATCCAACTTTTGTTTCTGTGACTTATGGTGCCGGCGGTACAACAAGAGAGCGGACCCACGATGCCGTTTCCAGAATTCGTCAAGAAACAAGCCTTGAGCCAGCGGCTCACCTAACTTGCGTTGGTGCGTCTGTTGCCGAGATCGAGGAGATTGCCAACTCTTACTGGGTAAGTGGCGTGAAGCACATTGTGGCCTTGCGAGGCGACCCGCCAGATGGAGAAAGCGCTTTCACGCCACGAGCAGATGGGTTTGCCGGTTCAGTCGAACTTATTGAGCATCTGAAGAAGATGCATGATTTTGAAATTAGTGTGGGCTGTTATCCGGAAATTCACCCAGAAGCAGCTTCCAGCCTTGCAGATCTGGACTATTTGAAACGAAAGGTTGATGCGGGTGCCACGCGCGCGCTAACCCAGTTTTTCTTCGACCCGGAGACTTACCTCAGGTTTTTGGAGCGAGCGAGAGCCCATGGGATTGATATTCCGATTATTCCTGGCATTTTACCGGTCACGAGCTATTCCAATATCAAAAAGTTCAGCGCGCAGTGCGGAATGCAGGTTCCAGCCTGGCTCACTCACTTGTTTGAAGGTCTTGAAGATGATGCTCCAACACGGAAGCTTGTTGCCTCCATGGTTGCGTCAGAGCAATGTCGGATCTTGCAGCGAGCAGGTGTGACTGATTTTCATTTTTACACTTTAAATCGTGCGGATTTGGTGTATGCGGTATGCCATTCCATGGGTGTTCGTCCAAAACTTGGAAATGGCCAGTAA
- a CDS encoding ArsR/SmtB family transcription factor codes for MSDMEQLLQGLRAAGEETRLRLLVLCGHAELTVSEIIQILGQSQPRVSRHLKLLCEAGLLDRFQEGSWVFYRLASKGENALLARYLVDLTEENDPVVAMDLERLAAVRKARQDVAFAYFKKNASRWNEIRSLHVDEGEVEARLLKVIKDHKAKKGAQIVDFLDIGTGTGRILELLSSEAEYAVGVDNSREMLGYARAAIEDKGLRNCQVRQGDMYTLPFGNNSQDLVVIHQVLHYADRPKEVLQEARRVMRPGALLVIVDFGPHNVKSLQEEHAHQQMGFAAKDIERMCSELGFSIISTETLSGNPLTVNIWSAEAT; via the coding sequence ATGAGCGATATGGAACAGCTACTTCAAGGGTTGCGGGCAGCGGGTGAGGAGACGCGATTGCGTCTTCTGGTTCTGTGTGGCCATGCGGAACTAACCGTTAGCGAGATCATTCAGATCCTTGGCCAAAGTCAGCCGCGTGTCTCTCGCCATTTAAAACTCCTTTGTGAAGCGGGATTGTTGGATCGTTTTCAAGAGGGAAGCTGGGTTTTCTATCGGTTGGCTTCAAAAGGTGAGAATGCACTTCTTGCAAGGTATTTGGTTGATTTGACCGAAGAGAATGACCCTGTAGTGGCGATGGACCTTGAGCGCCTCGCAGCCGTTCGAAAAGCCCGCCAGGACGTCGCATTTGCTTACTTCAAGAAGAATGCGTCGCGATGGAACGAAATTCGCTCATTGCATGTAGATGAGGGTGAAGTCGAGGCTCGGCTCCTAAAAGTTATAAAAGACCACAAAGCTAAAAAAGGCGCGCAAATTGTCGATTTTCTGGATATTGGAACCGGAACAGGGCGAATCTTGGAATTACTGAGCTCTGAAGCTGAATATGCTGTTGGTGTTGATAATAGTCGAGAAATGCTTGGGTATGCGCGGGCAGCCATTGAGGATAAAGGCCTTCGGAATTGCCAGGTTCGGCAAGGGGACATGTATACGCTGCCCTTTGGAAACAATAGCCAAGATCTGGTGGTCATTCACCAAGTGCTTCACTATGCGGATCGTCCCAAGGAAGTTCTCCAGGAGGCCCGCCGAGTTATGCGTCCAGGTGCGTTGTTGGTGATTGTTGATTTTGGTCCCCATAACGTCAAATCATTACAGGAAGAGCATGCTCATCAACAAATGGGATTTGCTGCAAAAGATATTGAACGAATGTGTAGCGAACTTGGTTTTTCAATCATTTCTACGGAAACCCTGAGCGGGAATCCATTGACCGTAAATATCTGGTCGGCTGAAGCCACCTAA
- a CDS encoding VacJ family lipoprotein, whose protein sequence is MISKLFQSKLMNGCVAIAMVGFLGACATPPAEGDKTARVMNAEVSDPIEPLNRYFHDVNKALDELALKPVAHIYRDALPDKVQESVGNFLTNLSQPIYFLNNVAQGDFDGAGDNMGAFFTNTFLGFGGLFDVAQIDTDEEDLGQTFAVWGFGEGPYLVLPILGPNTTREAVGMVGEHFIDPANLVARNHDIDNFELYRGGATAVHFRAQSMKELDEIEKNSIDFYAAIRSLYRQNRQNLILDGEAPVTPLPDISFEFEDDKPTVDRVSLLFEDDDSAENKSATKTN, encoded by the coding sequence ATGATTTCTAAATTGTTTCAGTCGAAATTGATGAATGGTTGTGTAGCGATTGCTATGGTTGGCTTTTTGGGCGCCTGTGCAACTCCTCCGGCTGAAGGTGATAAAACTGCCCGCGTGATGAACGCAGAAGTTAGTGATCCAATTGAGCCCCTCAACAGATACTTTCACGATGTAAACAAAGCGCTTGATGAGCTTGCTTTAAAACCAGTTGCTCATATCTACCGCGATGCCCTTCCGGACAAAGTGCAGGAAAGCGTTGGAAACTTCCTGACAAACTTGTCTCAGCCGATCTACTTCCTCAACAATGTCGCTCAGGGCGATTTTGATGGCGCCGGCGATAACATGGGCGCGTTCTTCACCAATACGTTCCTTGGTTTTGGCGGCTTGTTCGATGTTGCCCAAATCGATACGGATGAGGAAGATCTTGGTCAAACATTCGCTGTTTGGGGCTTTGGAGAAGGACCATATCTGGTTCTGCCAATCCTCGGACCTAACACGACACGGGAAGCTGTTGGTATGGTGGGTGAACACTTCATTGATCCAGCCAACCTAGTTGCCCGAAATCACGACATTGATAATTTCGAACTTTATCGTGGCGGCGCAACGGCTGTCCATTTCCGCGCTCAGTCGATGAAGGAACTGGACGAGATTGAAAAGAACTCTATCGATTTTTATGCAGCCATCCGCAGCCTTTATCGGCAAAATCGTCAGAATCTGATTCTCGATGGTGAAGCTCCGGTTACTCCACTTCCGGATATTTCCTTCGAGTTTGAAGATGATAAACCAACAGTAGATCGTGTTTCTCTTCTTTTCGAAGACGACGATTCTGCTGAAAACAAATCAGCAACCAAAACTAATTAA
- a CDS encoding MlaC/ttg2D family ABC transporter substrate-binding protein produces MLSRTLMAIVVGGSFLVAAPIVSPQVSYAYADSKMETAAIDLVEKLGSEAVSILSDKTLSNTEKQDKFAYLVERDFDMNVISRFVLGKNWRKASDDEKAEYQDLFQTYIIKTYQKRIGEYSGENLKIIKSKPLNKKEYLVNSEIIRPKGPKINLDWRVRESKSGELKIIDIMVENVSMALTHRDEFTSVISQNGGKVAALIEKLRSHIAEASN; encoded by the coding sequence ATGTTGTCCCGGACTTTGATGGCTATTGTAGTTGGTGGATCGTTTTTAGTTGCTGCTCCGATTGTATCTCCTCAGGTTTCATATGCTTATGCAGACAGCAAAATGGAAACTGCTGCAATTGATCTTGTCGAAAAGCTAGGATCTGAGGCTGTTTCCATTCTCTCTGACAAGACGCTGTCTAATACAGAGAAACAGGATAAGTTCGCGTATTTAGTTGAGCGCGATTTTGACATGAATGTCATCAGCCGGTTTGTTTTGGGTAAAAACTGGCGAAAAGCTTCTGATGATGAAAAAGCTGAATATCAGGATCTGTTTCAGACCTATATCATCAAGACCTACCAAAAGCGTATTGGAGAATATTCAGGCGAAAACCTGAAAATCATTAAATCCAAACCGCTGAACAAAAAAGAATACTTGGTCAATTCTGAAATCATTCGACCCAAAGGTCCAAAAATCAACCTGGATTGGCGCGTACGCGAAAGCAAAAGCGGCGAGCTTAAAATCATTGATATAATGGTTGAGAATGTAAGCATGGCCCTCACCCATCGGGATGAGTTTACAAGCGTCATTAGCCAAAACGGTGGTAAGGTCGCAGCCCTAATTGAAAAGCTTCGCTCACACATCGCAGAAGCTTCCAACTAA
- the phoB gene encoding phosphate regulon transcriptional regulator PhoB, whose product MNVLIVEDEPSMVELLRYNLESEGFEVTSASDGEEAILSIEEQKPDLVLLDWMLPKLSGIEICRRLRRDQEFRNLPIIMITARAEETDRIRGLDVGADDYVSKPFSPAELLARIRAVLRRHNPNLGQDTITVADVTLDLVAYKVSRGGRDLHLGPTEFKLLKFFMERAGRVLTREQLLDGVWGQGVYVEDRTVDVHIRRLRKALNDNEEVDLIRTVRAVGYCFEKG is encoded by the coding sequence ATGAACGTACTTATCGTTGAAGATGAACCGTCGATGGTGGAACTCCTCAGATACAATCTGGAGAGTGAAGGGTTTGAAGTAACCTCTGCTTCAGATGGTGAAGAGGCTATCCTCAGCATCGAAGAACAGAAACCAGATTTGGTGTTGTTGGACTGGATGTTGCCCAAATTATCTGGCATTGAAATTTGCCGTCGGCTCCGTCGGGATCAGGAATTTCGAAACCTGCCCATTATTATGATTACAGCGCGGGCTGAAGAAACTGACCGTATTCGTGGATTGGATGTTGGGGCGGATGATTATGTCTCCAAACCGTTTTCTCCAGCTGAGTTGCTGGCGCGGATTAGGGCTGTGCTTCGGCGCCATAATCCAAATCTGGGGCAGGATACGATTACCGTCGCTGATGTAACTCTGGATCTGGTGGCCTACAAAGTCAGCCGCGGTGGCCGGGATCTGCATCTTGGTCCAACAGAATTTAAGCTTCTCAAATTCTTTATGGAGCGGGCTGGCCGTGTCTTAACGAGAGAACAGCTGCTGGATGGTGTCTGGGGGCAGGGGGTTTATGTCGAGGACAGAACAGTTGATGTTCACATCCGTCGCTTGAGAAAAGCGCTGAATGACAATGAAGAAGTGGATTTAATCCGCACGGTCAGAGCCGTAGGATATTGCTTTGAAAAGGGCTGA
- the phoU gene encoding phosphate signaling complex protein PhoU, with protein MSGAGHIVRSFDEELQEVRNTIVQMGGLAESQLELATKALVERNSELAQTVIDGDKEIDQLEVAIDNMVVRLLALRNPVADDLRLVISGLKIASILERVADYSANMAKRVIALNQGPQLGPVSTVPRMSEMVRRMIHDTLTAYAQADAILAREVWHRDQEVDQLYNSMFRELLTYMMEDPRSITGCTHLIFMAKNIERMGDHMTNIAEIIMYEVEGEAPTEPRPKGDKTSMTMLDSDELLSGNEASKE; from the coding sequence ATGAGTGGTGCAGGACATATCGTCAGATCCTTTGACGAAGAACTTCAGGAAGTCCGAAATACTATTGTGCAGATGGGCGGTCTTGCGGAGTCACAGTTGGAATTGGCAACGAAAGCGCTCGTCGAGCGCAACTCTGAACTGGCACAGACTGTCATTGATGGTGACAAGGAAATAGATCAGTTGGAGGTAGCCATTGATAACATGGTGGTTCGCCTTCTGGCGTTGCGCAATCCGGTTGCAGACGATCTGCGTCTGGTGATTTCGGGCTTGAAGATTGCTTCTATTCTGGAGCGTGTGGCAGATTACTCAGCCAACATGGCGAAACGCGTTATTGCTCTTAATCAGGGACCGCAGCTCGGACCAGTCTCAACTGTTCCTCGGATGAGTGAGATGGTCCGGCGGATGATCCATGACACTTTGACCGCCTACGCACAGGCCGACGCGATTCTAGCGCGAGAGGTCTGGCATCGCGATCAGGAGGTCGACCAACTTTATAACAGCATGTTCCGAGAGTTATTGACCTATATGATGGAAGATCCGCGAAGCATTACTGGCTGCACGCATCTGATTTTCATGGCCAAAAATATTGAGCGTATGGGAGATCACATGACCAATATTGCGGAAATCATCATGTATGAGGTTGAAGGCGAGGCACCAACGGAGCCTCGACCAAAAGGAGATAAGACCAGCATGACCATGTTGGACAGTGACGAATTATTGTCTGGAAATGAGGCGTCCAAAGAATGA
- the pstB gene encoding phosphate ABC transporter ATP-binding protein PstB, whose protein sequence is MQMLAEVEAPDVTDTKAIISARDVSVYYGEKKALNGVNLDILENQITSLIGPSGCGKSTFLRCLNRMNDTVEGCRVEGTITLDCQDIYAPNVDEVLLRARIGMVFQKPNPFPKSIYDNVAYGPRIHGLARNKDELDDIVLSSLEKAGLLGEVRDRLHATGTGLSGGQQQRLCIARALAVQPEIILMDEPCSALDPIATAKVEELIEELRQNYTIVIVTHSMQQAARISQKTAFFHLGEIVEVGDTEKLFTSPSDERTQGYITGRFG, encoded by the coding sequence ATGCAAATGCTGGCTGAAGTTGAAGCACCAGATGTCACAGACACAAAAGCGATTATCTCTGCCCGTGACGTCAGCGTCTACTACGGAGAGAAGAAAGCACTAAACGGTGTTAATCTGGATATTTTAGAAAATCAGATTACATCGCTGATCGGACCTTCAGGTTGCGGTAAATCTACGTTCCTGCGGTGCTTGAACCGCATGAATGATACTGTCGAAGGATGTCGGGTAGAGGGGACCATCACTTTGGATTGTCAGGATATTTATGCACCGAATGTGGATGAAGTCTTATTGAGGGCACGAATTGGGATGGTTTTTCAGAAGCCAAACCCATTTCCAAAATCAATCTACGACAATGTGGCTTATGGACCGCGTATTCATGGCTTGGCACGGAATAAGGATGAGTTGGACGATATAGTTCTTTCAAGTTTGGAAAAAGCCGGGTTGTTGGGTGAGGTTCGTGATCGCTTACATGCCACTGGTACGGGCCTTTCCGGTGGACAGCAACAGCGGCTTTGTATCGCCCGTGCTTTAGCGGTTCAGCCTGAAATTATCCTGATGGATGAGCCTTGTTCCGCACTAGACCCGATCGCAACCGCAAAGGTTGAAGAGCTAATCGAGGAACTTCGCCAGAATTATACGATTGTTATTGTTACGCATTCTATGCAGCAGGCTGCCCGTATTTCTCAGAAAACTGCGTTTTTCCACCTCGGTGAAATTGTCGAGGTTGGCGACACGGAGAAACTATTCACAAGCCCGAGCGATGAGCGGACACAAGGGTATATTACAGGCCGTTTCGGTTAA
- the pstA gene encoding phosphate ABC transporter permease PstA, giving the protein MTDTAQSSHSRSLVRGEQETPLLAKRRKAEKRFKALGLTAIIIALALLAILFYSIVSKGYSAFAYTSMKLSVTFSEQVIDPKGTREEAALRGASYGSILRDALRKEFPDVSSRSDLRKLFSLPSKGAALELRDMVLDNPDLIGQTVTVEITANDDLDMFNKGFIKRDVAEADRRIKDQEIAWFDQLDQAGGIELKFNSRFFTSGDSREPELAGIWGAMVGSFYTLLTTFLISFPVGVMSAIYLEEFAPKNKFTDIIEVNINNLAAVPSIVFGLLGLALFLNVAHLPRSAPVVGGLTLALMTLPTIIIAARASIRAVPDSIRNAALGLGASKQQMVFHHVLPLSMPGIMTGTIIGLSQALGETAPLLMIGMVAFIVDIPGGFNDPATVLPVQVFLWADSPERAFVEKTSGAILVLLGFLVIMNAMAVVLRKKFERRW; this is encoded by the coding sequence ATGACTGATACAGCACAATCATCACATTCAAGATCACTGGTTCGCGGAGAGCAGGAAACACCCCTGCTGGCGAAACGACGAAAAGCGGAAAAACGCTTCAAAGCGTTGGGTCTCACCGCAATTATTATTGCGTTGGCATTGCTGGCAATACTGTTCTACAGCATTGTTTCAAAGGGTTATTCTGCGTTTGCCTATACAAGCATGAAGCTTTCTGTGACGTTCAGTGAGCAAGTGATCGACCCAAAAGGCACACGGGAAGAAGCAGCGCTTAGAGGCGCCTCTTACGGGTCAATCCTTAGGGATGCCTTGCGCAAAGAGTTTCCGGATGTCAGCTCTCGCTCTGATCTACGAAAGTTATTTTCTCTTCCAAGTAAGGGTGCCGCGCTTGAGCTTCGGGATATGGTTCTCGATAATCCGGATCTGATTGGTCAAACGGTGACTGTTGAAATTACGGCAAATGATGATCTGGATATGTTCAACAAAGGCTTTATCAAGCGCGATGTGGCCGAAGCAGATCGCCGTATAAAAGATCAGGAAATTGCCTGGTTCGATCAACTGGATCAAGCCGGCGGCATTGAGCTGAAATTTAATAGCCGCTTCTTTACAAGTGGTGATAGCCGGGAGCCAGAACTAGCTGGTATCTGGGGAGCTATGGTTGGCTCGTTCTATACGTTGCTAACAACATTCCTGATTTCTTTTCCGGTTGGTGTCATGTCCGCCATTTATCTGGAGGAGTTTGCGCCGAAGAATAAATTCACTGACATCATTGAAGTGAATATTAATAACCTGGCTGCGGTTCCTTCGATTGTATTTGGTTTGCTCGGGCTTGCACTGTTTCTAAATGTTGCGCATTTGCCAAGATCGGCGCCAGTCGTAGGTGGTTTGACACTGGCTTTGATGACGCTACCAACCATTATTATTGCAGCACGTGCTTCCATTAGGGCGGTTCCCGATAGTATCCGCAATGCAGCGCTGGGGTTGGGGGCTTCAAAGCAGCAGATGGTTTTTCATCATGTGTTACCCCTTTCAATGCCCGGTATTATGACCGGTACAATCATTGGTCTCTCTCAGGCTCTGGGTGAGACAGCGCCACTTTTGATGATTGGGATGGTGGCATTTATCGTTGATATTCCAGGTGGATTTAACGATCCGGCTACTGTTCTGCCGGTTCAGGTCTTTTTGTGGGCTGATAGCCCTGAGAGGGCGTTCGTTGAGAAGACCTCAGGGGCTATTTTGGTTCTTCTAGGGTTCCTGGTTATTATGAATGCAATGGCGGTTGTTCTTCGTAAGAAGTTCGAACGTCGTTGGTAG